One window of the Bacillus sp. 2205SS5-2 genome contains the following:
- a CDS encoding alpha/beta fold hydrolase: MFNIIRYQKKQIAGLSIFYREAGCRNNPTIVLLHGFPSSSHMFRNLIPLLSKQFHVIAPDYPGYGNSAMPSPKTYTYSFHATSLIIEQLVSELGITQFFLYVQDYGGPIGFRIAVRSPQKILGLVIQNAVAHEVGLGPPFDVFKSLWKDRNPQTEEALGYFLTFNFTIRQYLEGARYPNHISPDSYSMDQFFLNRPGNDQVQLEYAYDYRKNIEQYPHWQQYLRQYQPHTLIVWGINDFIFTLAGAYAFQKELCNVEINLLCGGHFILEEQSFTVACLIHQFFRKRGVIY, from the coding sequence GTGTTTAACATCATCCGTTATCAAAAAAAGCAGATTGCAGGTTTGTCCATCTTTTACCGAGAGGCTGGCTGTAGAAATAATCCTACTATTGTTCTTCTGCATGGATTTCCAAGCTCATCCCATATGTTCAGAAACTTAATTCCCCTTCTTTCTAAACAATTCCATGTTATTGCACCTGATTATCCCGGATATGGCAATAGTGCTATGCCCTCACCTAAAACCTATACCTATTCTTTTCACGCTACATCCCTTATTATCGAACAATTAGTCAGCGAGCTTGGCATCACACAATTTTTCCTCTATGTTCAAGATTATGGAGGTCCGATTGGTTTTCGGATTGCGGTCAGAAGCCCTCAAAAAATCCTCGGGCTCGTCATTCAAAACGCGGTGGCTCATGAAGTAGGCTTAGGACCTCCCTTCGACGTGTTTAAATCCTTATGGAAGGACCGTAACCCACAAACAGAAGAAGCACTCGGGTATTTCTTAACATTTAATTTCACCATAAGGCAATACTTAGAAGGAGCCCGTTACCCTAACCACATCAGTCCTGATTCCTATTCAATGGATCAATTTTTTCTAAATCGACCTGGAAATGACCAAGTTCAATTAGAATACGCCTATGATTACCGAAAAAATATCGAACAATATCCTCATTGGCAGCAGTATCTTCGGCAGTACCAACCACATACGCTCATCGTTTGGGGAATAAATGATTTTATTTTCACTTTAGCTGGCGCATATGCCTTTCAGAAGGAGCTGTGCAATGTAGAAATCAACCTGCTTTGCGGTGGACATTTCATTCTTGAAGAACAGTCTTTTACAGTCGCTTGCCTTATCCACCAGTTTTTCAGAAAAAGGGGGGTAATCTACTGA